GACGACCCAGATGGTTGCTCTGATGGGTCTTCGTCTAATTCGTTTTCATCCAGTAATGACGAATCATCGTCAGAACCGCCACCACCCGATAAATGTAAACGATTTTTCACACCGGCGCCAGACAACAGTATTAGCGATTCTCTTGGTGACAGCATAAGTGTGAGTGTTAGCCAAGGCAGTGATAGCAATGCCGCATCATTCGAATGGGTTGATTGTCCGGAAGATGTTACACCAACCCCCGCAGATGATTGCAGAGATAGTAACAGTAATAATTGCGCCTTCAGTGATTATTACGATTATAGTGATGATGAATCAGATAAGAAACCAACTCCAGCAGGGGGAGGGAGTAGCAGTATAAGTGATTATGACGCGAGTTCCAGTGATTCTAACGCAAGCCCCGGTGCTACTGACGCTCCCGATAATGGAGGTGGGGATGAGAACAGCTTGTCGTCTTCATATGTGTCCTCTGGAAAAGACACTGGCGGTAATGGAGGCGGTGGCAATGCAGGTGGTGGCGGACAAGGATCCTTTAGCAGCAGTTCATAGTCTTAAACAGAATCAACTACGATGGCCTTTAGTCTGTCATAGTACTGTAGTATGTCTTATATCATTTCAAACTCCAGAGTTATACACACAGCATAATACGATGTGTATTAAAACTCATGAGATTTGCAGGCGATGTGAAAGAGGTGTTATTGATATTATAtaaaagtattattatattcaCAACCACAACgaattacaatatttatgacTTATCGAGttattgataggcctactgCTATATTATGATGCTTTTGGACAACTTATGTCCTAAAGCGTTTCATTGAAATAATTATACTTTACTCATGTATGATACTATATTGATTCACATACGCAATAACAacgaataaataattaattaattatcaccTCCTTCATAATTTTTTGTTATTCGAACAATGATTAGTTTTGAGAACTTTGTTTGTATTGATGCCAAAGCTGGTGACCTTTAGTGTTGATGCCAAAGCTGGTGACCTTTAGTGTTGATGCCAAAGCTGGTGACCTTTAGCGTTGATGCCAAAGCTGGTGACCTTtagtgttttaaaaaaaaaacaatcacgGATTTCAGTATTCTTCTTTttattgataggcctactgttaataCATTATAATGCTCAGTCTTTATAAACCCTATGTCCTAAAGCATCACACTCAAAGCATTCAAGTGTTCTCAattacttagtataaagtacaaaattacgtcagagtacgGCAAACATCAgaccaattactcaactccATGACGCAAAGCTACTTCACAATATGTAGTTAAATACAATTTCCATATATTCATTCAgttcatatttgtatttttttttatacatatagTACTTTGGTAAAAGGATCGATATGTGTTATAAGCCTTCCGTACTGTATTAAACATGATTTGCTGTGATATTTGTATTCTTTCTACTCTCTAAAAGTTTCTGATTGATTACTTTTACTATTGTGATTTAGGTAATCATACTTTCATTTTCTCCTTTCCGATATGCCGATCCTTTTCCTTATTTGCAAACATTTACTTACAGTAAAGTATAATAACAGTTGGCCTGATGTTTATGAACATTAATGTTATGTTCTGCAAGACTTTTCAGttttattaattacattatcATATCCTTATAAACATTGTAGAATTTCCATTCCACTTTGAGATAATTGAAAGTATGCTGTAACAACGCCTTGCGTTTGCCTAGAAATTGTAGTGCTAGTATGTTAAAGTTAGTATAAGGATGTAACAaaagtatgtaggcctaataacggatgtattttatatttatatgacAAAGGGAATGCTATTTGCCTTTACCGTTGTGATATAGGTAATCATACTTTCATTTTCCCCTTTCCGATATGGCGATCCTTTTCCTTATTGGCAAAAGTGTATAAATAGTATAACAGTTGGCCTGACGTTTATGAACATTATTAAGTATGTTCTGCAAGATGGCAGTTGGAAGAAGTAAAAGCAATGTTGTccatatatttatgtattttataggATTTTCACTCTTTTTGACAGGTAAGATAGTTTTGTTCTAAGGGAAATATTATCTGAACattttaggcctaattagtTTTCCATAAGATTActcttatataggcctatagttttaattttttatttgtttgctaCGGCTTAGGCCTAAAAGTAACAATAATTTGTGAAGGCAAAACCATgtctataatttaaaaaaaaacgataaTTGGGTACCAATatatataatagttattttaatttgtaagaTTTTTCTAGGCCTAAACGTAGTTTAGCAACAATTATGCATCATTTTGTTTCCTTTATTCAAGTTATTGGTGAGCTGGATGTGTGGTCTGAATGGTCAACATGCTCTAAGACGTGCAGTGTTGGTATTCGTTCACGATCACGCAACAGTTGTGGTGACAATGTGGTATACAATGAAACAACGACATGTTTAGAAATCGAACAAGAAGATTGTGAGGAAGTACAAAACTGTCCTGGTATTTACTAATGTTTACTCTATTTTGCATCATGACTCCTCCTTCGGCTTCGATTAGGCCGCTCGATCGACCGTTTCGGATTAGACCGGTTAAAAACACTAACATTAAACGAACACAGATTCGATCTGTATAGTGTTGCCGGACACTTGGTTACACAGCAATGTGTTAAGCTACATTAGTCAGGGGGGAAGAATACAACTGTAATTTGTTTGTCTCTCTATGTTATGTATTGTGTTTTGTTCTTTTCAGTTAATGGTGATTGGGGGGATTGGCAGCCGTATTCTGCCTGCTCAGCAACCTGTGGAACCGACGCTTTTCGAAGCCGAGACAGAGTCTGTGACAATCCACCAGCACAATACGGTGGTGAATCTTGCTATGGTGAATCGAGATCAACGCGTAACTGTGGCTTTGAACCGTGTCCGAGTAAGTGTTCAAGATTGTACTTTAAGCTGATTATTGTGATCTTTGAAAGGGAGGCGTGGCTTTGGACAAATCTTTGTCAACAATTCCAATGTTGTACAGTTACTCTTCTCTGATCCGTTCACATACGTTAACTCTCCTTTTCGTTATAACTCCGATACCTCTGATACTCCGATATGTTTCTGAGGTACATCCGGTAAAACTAGGCCTAATTCCGATTGTTTCTCAGAATGTGACATTGAAAAGCACATCATACTAACGGGAGTTTATCGGGTGGTTAAACTTTGCGTTTGAACTCGGGTCTAACTCCGATATAGACCGCGATTTAACCCCGATTAAGAAAATAACGTGAAAAAGCTAATAATATCATTTGTTATTGACAGTTGATGGTGGTTGGGGAGAGTGGTCATCGTGGACTGGTTGCAGTAAGACATGTGGAACGGGTAAAAGTGTACGTAAAAGATCGTGTAACAATCCAAAACCAAAATACAACGGTTTATCCTGTAATGGAGAGAGTACAGGGAAGCGGACATGTACAATGGACCCATGTTTTAGTGAGAcgcattatttttttcacaaTGTCATGTTTTCGCCgaatttaattaggcctacacataacTATGGCTTATTTACTTTGATATACGCAAGCACAATTTTTCCCCATGCAATTAAGGCAgaaatatgaataattcattaccttaattctaatgaattattcatgatttctgccttaattgcataggaaaaaaataatgcatcCGGGCAATTTGGTTTCTACTATCCACCAAGTTTAGCGATGACTGgctcttaagcttggttcccactagaacgtagcGATGTCTGtctcttaagcttggttcccactagaacgtagcGATGACTGTCTCTTAATAACTTGGCTGCTATATAGGACGCAACGCAGAGAACGTAGAGCAACGCAAgaaagttgaccaatcacagtgcGCTTATACGCCCTTGCATTGCGTACTAGATAGGaacaaagtttaaaataatCCTTGTTCAAAAATATTGTCTTAACCAACTAGGATCACTTCACGAAATAATTCATGATTGACGAATTAAAATCgtagtttatttctattttctCCTTAGAGATCAGAGACTGGACTGAATGGTCAAAATGGTCCCATTGCTCGGATTGCGTCATGTATAGTAAACAAAGACGCACACGTCAATGCCCTATCCCGGAAGATGGAAAAAGTTTCAAATGTGATGGTTTGGCCATTGAATACCATAAATGCGAATCAGAGGCTGATTGTATAATAGGTACAGTATTACGCATTCCATAACCACAAGTATTACGAGAAGAGATTTAATTCTGAAAATGTATATTGAGCCCTTGCAATTGAACATATCCAAGATACGTTGAAGTTTTAGTTTTCCTGCACTCACAAAAAAAtagcattataataatattatcataatataggcctaattatttaaaaaaattgacaCAAAAAGGACTCGTCGCCGGGAATGCACGTCTGCTAATCCTGGCGCCCACTGCTATCTAAATCTataaagatatttattatttcggtttaatattattgtagGGGTGATTTGTTTTTACTCTCGGTGTTTTCAACTTAAGCTactcaataatatttttatttatttcaaaattaaagtaataatgtttgtattttattgttttatcgaTATGTTCAAATTATCATCTTTTAATCTAGAGGAATCAGATAAGGAAGAATTGGAAAATGAAGAGAGTAGCGGAGATGGTTGTGTTGGGGTAAGTTGAACACAACTGTAGTTCTTACCGCACTGCGGCAGTGCCGATAGTGCCGCTGTGGCATACGATAGAATACGATGCTTTCACTCGCACTGCGGCAGTGCCGATAGTGTCGCTGTAGCACACGATAGAATACGATGCTTTCACTCGCACTCTGCGGCAGTGCCGATAGTGCCACTGTGGCATACGATAGAATACGATGCTTTCACTCGCACTGCGGCAGTGCCGATAGTGCCGCTGTAGCACACGATAGAATACGATGCTTTCACTCGCACTGCGGCAGTGCTGATAGTGCCGCTGTGGCACACGATAGAATACGATGCTTTCACTCGCACTGCGGCAGTGCCGATAGTGCCGCTGTGGCATACGATAGAATACGATGCTTTCACTCGCACTGCGGCAGTGCTGATAATGCCGCTGTGGCATACGATAGAATACGATGCTTTCACTCGCACTGCGGCAGTGCCGATATAGTGCCGCTGTGGCACACGATAGAATACGATGCTTTCACTCGCACTGCGGCAGTGCCGATAGTGCCGCTGTGGCATACGATAGAATACGATGCTTTCACCCGCACTGCGGCAGTGCTGATAGACTCAGCCAATCATCATTGTCCATAATATTAATTGTCTCccgatatttattttttccatccAGAATGATTGCTGCGATGATGACGATGCTGATTGCTCACCACCTTCATATTCTTCAAGTCTGGATAAAACCACTACACAACCACctactaaaaaatgtaaaagataTTCTACTCCCGAACCCGGTATCGACACTCCTGAATCCGGTAACGAGAGTCCCGGTGACGTACTTTCTTATAGCGAAAGTAGCGAGGGTAGCGTGAGCTTATCCGATTCTGAATCGACGCCACAATTATCGTACGAATGGGTTGAATGTAaggaggaagaagaagaagaagagatTGACGAAGAAGAGGAAAAGACAGGCAGTAGTAGCTTAGATGAATATTATGATTAATTTTTACCGATATTCTTACCGATTATTTGGAAATTAGGCCTACGCTTTTACATTAGtaatattatagatagatttacaaaaataacttttcaCACATCACAATTACTTAGAATAGATTAACCAAATAGTTCAGGgtgaaaataaattgatatttgATAGTTGTAAGAAAACTTTACGCTTAGGTTCCCATAAATAAacgaagtaggcctataggtatATCACTGGACAGAGGCAAGCACGTGATATGAACATTTatagttaataattaatttgtcaaCGAATGACACataaaaaattgattaatttttattacattacatgcaagaattaaattatttgttaggtGAGCCCACTTTTTTTCGTGGGCCAAATGATAATGGAAATGATCGTATTATATTATGATAGTAAGATTTTTGATAaatgataaacaataaaaatgtatcGCTTTAATACGATACTAATGTGGTTTTAATGGATGAGATGTTTTTTATCCCCAAAAATTGATATACAATACCGGCTCGATAAAAATACAGCTCCAGACTATTAATGGAACATTCCAGGCTGCTTCCGGCgggttaatttttttttcaaacactGCGCGCGCTTACTTGGTGTTTTTTAGTGGTGTGGTGGTGGTACAGTACAGTCGGCTCCTGTTTTcatagatttaaaaaatatacgtTCGATATAATCATGGTaagataaacattattattaataattattctatAAAGAACGATTACTCCTACCGTAAGTGTAGGGACGTTCTGCTGGCTGGTTACTGGAACTGAGTAGGCCTAAAAGGctagactaggctaggctagggcctagcctactagagtAGAGAGAGTCTTCTAGCCGGATCCTtctagcctaggctactagctaggcctaggcctagcctgtcGACGATCAAAATGTCAGGTTGAAACACGTCACTACTGCGGCCGGCTCAGTGTTTAGGCTAGGTAGTAGTAAGTACTACTGTGTCTGGGCCTAGCTGGCCTACTACTATTCTAGACTtacaagaaaatataaatacagaCCATGATGACTTTTTGATACTCGGATTCATaatcatattaatttatttatgtagCCCTCCCGAGTCCCTGTCGCTTGGATTTTATACTTTTTTGTgtgcttatttatttatttatttcgttttcttttagtagggtagccctctcagtaataaaataaaactgctcttccgaggggccctacggcacatttaaacaaaatttgaaaacaacttaaactaaacttaaactaaaacttaaactaaaactattTATGTAATATTATGCACAACAACTTGAAACTAAGTATGCAAGGATTTCGTTATTAAATTCAAACAACTTGTTTACCACCAGAactcatatttatttttcaggatGATGTAACTGCTGGTGCACAGCGATCTCTCATGACATCATTTGACCCAGGTCAACAGAGTCCGGCAACAGAATTAGAAGAAGCAGAAAACCagttaaaaatagaaattgaaGAACAATGGTTAAAACTGAACAAGGTGCATACAAGACTATCCCTTCAAGGAATCAAAAGATATAATTCCATACAGggatattatttcttttataacaACCGATCTCAGATGTCACTAGTTTGATGAATAGACTACAGTACAATATTCCAGccttttatttttgaatttGTAAATTTGGCTACAGACTGAGTTAtttgacaaacaaaaataaacattatcaaCAGACAGACATTTTTGGTATgaatgtctacactatcaaactagtttgacatgaaaagtgtgatgtacccaaatatggtagtgatatgccaaatgaTATGGGGGTGGGACTATAATACCTGGAAAAACATTGGTTCAggaaaaaatgattggtaagcatttctGAACCGGCTGAAGAGAGGCTTACACtcagaccaaaagtcaatactgggactatacccgaGGATATGCTTGTTTGTGAAGTCAGACATAAAGTAAGGGGTGGGGATATAACCCAAGGATATACGGTAATTACTACaatattacttttaattgtaaatgttttaatgtaaatttattcttttatttttctacaGCTACAAGCGAAGTTAAATCAAGAAAAGAAGATTGGAAAAATAAATAACCCGGAATGTACAGTAAGTTACACTAATATTACCTATATTGTTTTACTGTTtaagatactgtacattattcaactgataagatactgtacattattcaactgataagatactgtacattattcaactgataagatactgtacattattcaactgataagatactgtacattattcaacTGATAAGATGCTGTACCTTATTCAACTGATaagatactgtacattgttcAACTGAtaagatactgtacattattcaactgataagatactgtacattgttcAACTGAtaagatactgtacattattcaactgataagatactgtacattattcaactgataagatactgtacattattcaacTGATAAGATGCTGTACATTATTCAACTGATAAGATGCTGTACATTGTTCAACTGAtaagatactgtacattattcaactgataagatactgtacattattcaactgataagatactgtacattattcaacTGATAAGATGCTGTACATTATTCAACTGATAAGATGCTGTACATTATTCAACTGAtaagatactgtacattattcaactgataagatactgtacattattcaactgataagatactgtacattgttcAACTGAtaagatactgtacattattcaactgataagatactgtacattattcaactgataagatactgtacattgttcAACTGAtaagatactgtacattattcaactgataagatactgtacattattcaactgataagatactgtacattattcaactgataagatactgtacattattcaactgataataaacttttttataattaatacttTATCTTGTAAGCTAAATAAGCTATTGTTTCCCGGTAGATGTCACAGATATCTGAAGCTAAAGAAAAAAGATTACAAGCTGAAATTGATGCCAATATTAAAACATCACCAAGCTGTGagtaataatttgttattatatgtaaatgttttaatctgTATTTGTTATTCATCTTGATACTTGCACACAGTCAGGCTTGTCACAGAGGACACGATCAGagcatatttggtcatatcactaccatagtcaGGCTTGTCCCAGAGGACACAAGAattgaagctctgtctacaatatagaaaaatgtgaagtgcccatatggacacgatcagagcatatttgggcatatcactaccatagccGGGCTTGTGACAGAGAACATAagaattaaagctctgtctacaatataaaacaatttgatgtgcccatacagtatatggacacGATCAGTACCATATTGgggcttatcactaccatagtcaGGCTTGTCACAGAGGATACAagaattaaagctctgtctacactatacaactttatgtggcaaaaatatgtgatgtgcccatcggacatgatgatgtcatatcagttccatatttggacatatatcactaccatatttgggcacatcacactttttgccACCAATCAAAGGCTCCCTATTCAATGCACAGAAACTAGTAgtgtgatatgcttaaatatggtagtgatatgatatcatttccatatatgggcacatcacattgttttgtcacataaagtctgatagtgtagacagggcttaatatttttaattatataatgtcTCTTGATCTTTAGTACTTAGCACAAATTCTGAGGTAATTGAGGCAGTTCTTTTGTCCGATCTTCAAACATGTGTTGAGCAGTTGAAACAGACATTGTCAGTGGTAAAGACCCAGCGCAGAGAGCTTGTAGAGGAGACAGAAAGGTAACGttatatatagattttattGATGACTATTGCTGGAGACTTGGTTTTGGAGTTGCGATCGACCCTCCTTTAAAAAATAAGTGCTAATCCTGTTTATGTATTAAACTCTATCCACACTCTAGTTTGACAAGAGAAGTgtgaagtgcccaaatatggtagtattatacctaaatacggtagtgatatgacatcatcatgtccattatgtgcacatcacattttttttttgtcacataaactttgatggTGTAGACTGAGGTTTCCAGTagataacaaaacaataaattttcattttaaatttattattttcagggAAAGACGACTCCTAAAACAACACAAGGAGGTAAAAGCTTCCATAGAAGAAAAGATTGAAGTAGAACAAAAGATTCCTGAAAAATCACACGATAGGTGAATACTGTTTTGTTTTCACAATTATTACACaaccaaagctctgtctacactatcaaactagtttgacaaaaaaagtgtgatgtgcccaaatatggtagtgatatgtcaatatataggcacatcacagaGCTTAACAGGTTAAGAAAATGTTCATAAAATCATTATACCAGGAAATAGCATTTTAAATCAGATGGTTACCAAGTTTGTTGTCATTTTCAAAAGCAATGCGACTGACATAAAGGTGTCCCAGTACAAATGTCCATTTTTGCTTTGTTGACTGTGTTATGTTTATTATGGCAAATAACccataaataatttgtgttttgatggattttcacAAGTAAATTACAATAACCACTGGGTTGTAATATCATCTTTTTAAGTTGTGTAAATCCCGGTTTAATACCTTCAGTACAGCTTCTTTCTTTGATATACGTATCATAAACACATCAAATTCATTACCTTATCACATTGTTTCAAGTTCAACACCTTTAAATGAACATATGACTTACACATAAAAACTATGAGAGGAGGCAGCCTATACGAGTAATACTCTTTGTCTCCTTATTTCACTTAAAGTAAGCAACATTTGAACATGTCATATACCGTAGGATTAAATTTTTGATAAGTGTTTGATAAactgttattttaaaaattttatatttttataccattttttaaGGATTCTTTTGATATAATTTGTATGTTCTTTATCAGTTCCTTGTTTTTAGGACCCAAGTGGAAATAAGTTTTTAACTTTTCTTGGCATTCCTTGTAATCAAGGCCTGTGTTTCTGTGCAATtgttttttctactttttttttcattgtttttattgttttttaaccttgattactaaataaagaaattcaattcaaaattcaaaaccGTACTGGTGAATTTACAACCCTGCTATATTTTAATTGATACTCTATTTTATCGATCATTAAATtatctctctttttttttacagtgaaTTAAAAAACTGGGAAGAAATGAAAAAACGTTGGattgaaaaacaaaagaatttaaTGAAAAATCTAGGCCAATTTGCTAAGCAACATTTCCCTATGCCAAATATTCCAGATAGCAAAAGGAAAAGGGTTTGTACATGTTAATGTTTAGCCTGGTTTTGATCAACTGTCTCTGGTGCTTACCACAAATAGCATGTTGAATTATAAGTATATACAACTATACACCACTTTTTCAAAACAGAAGAAACACAACTGGAATAGTGTGTGTTATGGGTAACCACGACCAGTAGAAATGTTCACATAAGCAAGCAACTACGAATCACATTGCATGTGCCGTATATAGTAACCACGCTAGCTAGTCACAATTACTTCCATATTTCGACATAAGCACTCGCCCCACGGTTCCTTTCAATTGAtttgctctgtctacactatcagactttatgtgacaacaacatgtgatgtgcccatactgtatgtagacatgatgatttcatatcactaccatatttgggtgcatatcactaccctatttgggtgcatcactttttttttgtcagaactagtttgatagtgtagacagagctattcAACtccatatattaatatatatttatctataTTGACAGCATCTATCCGGTAAAACtgttgatgacgatgatgagcTCTTTCaactttttgaaattttagaGGTAACTTGAAatgagttattattattattattaaaacaatgtactgtaatacacACCTTTTGATAAGGCTGTGTTTTCGCAGCCATAACAAAATTATCGCTTAattttttaaccaatcagattaattaataaaaaaataaagtgatCAATACCAAACAACCAAGTGCCCAATGACAAAGCAACAATTTgtccttcaggtcaaaggttaataatTATCCcatttgaatgagataattacTGGTTAATTTTTCTTGAGCGGAATTGGTTAAACCCTGCTTCCACAGGCAGTTTATTGgttaattaggttatatgcatgatatgcatataacctcttgattctgtcagaatctttatttatttatttatttatttatttatttatttatttatttatttattctttccttagcactatttgtccgtcaattatcttggtatcagtttcatctaactaagtcaatttttcagagtatattccttatggccaggaatcgatgtggttatgttttcacggtgcgcaatcaaacattacgcggtctacgcgcgatttaacgaaatcacgtttgtaatcatctTCACAAGCatatgaatcacttttaaacaaaatttggtactcgtaaatttcaggtcatatttcatcatatggcaatacaattacgtgcgtagcgcatataacgcatgcgtacgcgcgcttaaaatgttcaaaattgtcagaatttattttcgatgaaattagagtacgtttcaggcaattttaagcgtttaaaaatgGCCataagtgcgcagatttttgcacgcgcactgcgcgtcaaacgttattGCGCACTGTTTTtttccgattactgttgtataacctttatTTAAC
This DNA window, taken from Antedon mediterranea chromosome 9, ecAntMedi1.1, whole genome shotgun sequence, encodes the following:
- the LOC140058993 gene encoding adhesion G protein-coupled receptor B1-like, with protein sequence MFCKMAVGRSKSNVVHIFMYFIGFSLFLTVIGELDVWSEWSTCSKTCSVGIRSRSRNSCGDNVVYNETTTCLEIEQEDCEEVQNCPVNGDWGDWQPYSACSATCGTDAFRSRDRVCDNPPAQYGGESCYGESRSTRNCGFEPCPIDGGWGEWSSWTGCSKTCGTGKSVRKRSCNNPKPKYNGLSCNGESTGKRTCTMDPCFKIRDWTEWSKWSHCSDCVMYSKQRRTRQCPIPEDGKSFKCDGLAIEYHKCESEADCIIEESDKEELENEESSGDGCVGNDCCDDDDADCSPPSYSSSLDKTTTQPPTKKCKRYSTPEPGIDTPESGNESPGDVLSYSESSEGSVSLSDSESTPQLSYEWVECKEEEEEEEIDEEEEKTGSSSLDEYYD
- the LOC140059570 gene encoding centromere protein K-like, with the protein product MDDVTAGAQRSLMTSFDPGQQSPATELEEAENQLKIEIEEQWLKLNKLQAKLNQEKKIGKINNPECTMSQISEAKEKRLQAEIDANIKTSPSLLSTNSEVIEAVLLSDLQTCVEQLKQTLSVVKTQRRELVEETERERRLLKQHKEVKASIEEKIEVEQKIPEKSHDSELKNWEEMKKRWIEKQKNLMKNLGQFAKQHFPMPNIPDSKRKRHLSGKTVDDDDELFQLFEILEVLMNKSTGEDKHDPYVQVTSNFWPPYVELLLRCGIARRHPEDSNRIALTSYHM